Proteins from a single region of Hordeum vulgare subsp. vulgare chromosome 6H, MorexV3_pseudomolecules_assembly, whole genome shotgun sequence:
- the LOC123402992 gene encoding cationic peroxidase 1-like codes for MAASFTSRCAMLALLALFLSGADGQLSPTFYASTCPNLATIVRSAMNTAVANERRMGASLLRLHFHDCFVEGCDGSVLLDNVPATPTTPAFFGEKNAFGNINSVRGFEVIDTIKSNVEQACPGVVSCADILTLAARDGTVLLGGPTWEVNLGRRDSMTASMDLANRDLPPPFANLVNPDGSGLIARFANKGLNATMMTVLSGAHSIGFAQCKNYRDRLYNEPNIDFQFAQQLQANCPATGPAGDTFLAPFDVQTANAFDNKYYDNLVSRRGLIHSDQVLYSPGGTLASVVNQYRSNNALFLSDFVVAMKKMGDLSPTAGSASQIRTNCRFVNP; via the exons ATGGCGGCGTCCTTCACCTCGCGTTGCGCAATGCTGGCGCTACTAGCCCTTTTCCTCTCCGGCGCCGACGGGCAGCTGAGCCCGACGTTCTACGCGTCGACATGCCCGAACCTGGCGACCATCGTGCGCAGCGCCATGAACACTGCCGTCGCCAACGAGAGACGGATGGGCGCCTCCCTGCTCAGGCTCCACTTCCACGACTGCTTCGTTGAG GGCTGCGACGGATCGGTCCTCCTGGACAACGTGCCTGCTACTCCGACTACTCCGGCTTTCTTCGGCGAGAAGAACGCCTTCGGGAACATCAACTCCGTCCGCGGCTTCGAGGTCATCGACACGATCAAGAGCAACGTGGAGCAAGCCTGCCCCGGCGTCGTCTCCTGCGCCGACATCCTCACCCTCGCCGCACGGGACGGCACCGTTCTG CTCGGCGGGCCGACCTGGGAGGTTAACCTCGGCCGGCGCGACTCGATGACGGCGAGCATGGACCTGGCGAACAGGGACCTCCCGCCACCGTTCGCCAACCTCGTCAATCCCGACGGTAGCGGCCTGATCGCAAGGTTTGCCAACAAAGGCCTGAACGCGACCATGATGACCGTGCTCTCTGGCGCGCACAGCATCGGCTTCGCGCAGTGCAAGAACTACCGGGACCGCCTCTACAACGAGCCCAACATCGATTTCCAGTTCGCCCAGCAGCTCCAGGCCAACTGCCCCGCCACGGGGCCCGCCGGCGACACCTTCCTGGCCCCGTTCGACGTGCAGACGGCCAACGCCTTCGACAACAAGTACTACGACAACCTCGTCTCCCGGCGCGGCCTCATCCACTCCGACCAGGTGCTGTACAGCCCCGGCGGCACGCTGGCGTCGGTTGTGAACCAGTACAGGTCGAACAACGCCCTCTTCTTGTCGGATTTCGTTGTCGCGATGAAGAAGATGGGCGACCTCAGCCCGACCGCCGGATCCGCCAGCCAGATCAGGACCAACTGTAGGTTCGTCAACCCTTGA